One Bartonella tribocorum CIP 105476 genomic window carries:
- a CDS encoding BA14K family protein: protein MKKSTKLAVLSAISAATILVPIGTALANSQWMNSEHPIEKQINDMRNGMNKQIEDMRKGMNAHFPSYSSNSRSTVERHHSSHSHPHRHVDHKRREHHRHHVERKTYHYVERKKTTHHHIHQHHVTRNNSGDALAAGILGLAAGAVLGNVLKKTEQPQIIYQPMPQRQVVYQEVPQVVYQQVPQTQIIYESQSTATYQPLQQPWTRGWLQYCKKKYRSFNPQTGTFRGYDGQDHFCYAPLN, encoded by the coding sequence ATGAAAAAATCTACTAAACTAGCGGTATTATCAGCGATATCAGCAGCAACCATTTTGGTGCCAATAGGTACAGCGCTTGCAAATAGCCAATGGATGAATAGTGAACATCCTATTGAGAAGCAAATAAATGATATGAGAAACGGTATGAATAAGCAAATAGAAGATATGAGAAAAGGAATGAATGCGCATTTCCCTTCTTATAGTTCTAACAGCCGTTCTACTGTTGAAAGACATCATTCCTCTCATTCTCATCCTCACCGCCATGTTGACCATAAAAGGCGAGAACATCATCGTCATCATGTTGAACGCAAAACATATCATTATGTAGAGCGCAAAAAAACAACACATCATCATATACATCAGCATCATGTAACGCGTAATAACTCAGGAGATGCTTTAGCAGCAGGTATTCTTGGTCTCGCGGCCGGAGCAGTTCTTGGCAATGTTTTGAAAAAAACAGAACAGCCACAAATTATCTACCAACCCATGCCCCAAAGGCAAGTCGTATATCAAGAGGTTCCGCAAGTGGTGTATCAACAAGTTCCTCAAACCCAAATCATTTATGAATCCCAGTCAACAGCTACATACCAACCACTCCAGCAACCATGGACGCGTGGCTGGCTTCAATATTGCAAGAAAAAATACCGTTCATTTAACCCCCAAACAGGTACTTTTCGAGGCTATGATGGACAAGACCACTTTTGTTATGCTCCATTGAACTAA
- the uvrB gene encoding excinuclease ABC subunit UvrB: MKNGVTATVEALSALIASGNPLFKNGALWTPHRPIPPEKSEGGIPFQLETSFKAAGDQPQAIKTLVEGIEKDERTQVLLGVTGSGKTYTMAKVIEQTQRPALILAPNKTLAAQLYGEFKSFFPHNAVEYFVSYYDYYQPEAYVARSDTYIEKESSINEQIDRMRHAATRAVLERDDVIIVASVSCIYGIGSVETYTAMTFQIEKGDKLNQRKLLADLVSQQYYRQDINFTRGSFRVRGDTIEIFPVHLEDRAWRISLFGDEVETITEFDPLTGQKTEDLQSIKIYANSHYVIPRPTLNQAMKAIKMELAQRLDELNAAGRLLEAQRLEQRTIFDLEMLETTGSCPGIENYSRYLTGRNPGEPPPTLFEYIPLNALVFIDESHVTIPQIGGMYRGDFRRKATLAEYGFRLPSCMDNRPLRFEEWDAMRPQTIAVSATPGRWEIEQSHGIFAEQIIRPTGLVDPETEIRPARTQVDDVVNEIRNTIQKGYRTLVTVLTKRMAEDLTEYLHEQGIRVRYMHSDIDTLERIEILRDLRLGTFDVLIGINLLREGLDIPECGFVAILDADKEGFLRSETSLIQTIGRAARNVDGRVILYADTITGSIERALQETQRRRQKQITYNKEHHITPTSIKKNIDDILNAGNENQKTLTRISNFITQNNMDHNNLASHIQSLEKSMRKAAADLNFEEAARLRDEIKQLQKIELEIADEPLK, translated from the coding sequence ATGAAAAATGGTGTTACTGCAACCGTAGAAGCTCTTTCTGCCCTCATTGCTTCAGGTAATCCTCTTTTTAAGAATGGTGCATTATGGACACCTCACCGCCCTATTCCCCCTGAAAAATCTGAAGGTGGTATTCCGTTTCAACTCGAGACATCCTTTAAAGCGGCAGGAGATCAGCCTCAAGCCATTAAAACTCTGGTTGAGGGAATTGAAAAAGATGAACGCACACAAGTGCTTTTAGGGGTTACTGGCTCGGGAAAAACCTATACGATGGCGAAAGTCATTGAACAAACACAACGTCCAGCTCTCATCTTAGCTCCCAATAAAACTTTAGCGGCACAGCTTTATGGGGAATTTAAAAGCTTTTTTCCTCACAATGCTGTCGAATATTTTGTTTCTTATTATGACTATTATCAACCAGAAGCCTATGTTGCACGCTCTGACACTTATATTGAAAAAGAATCCTCTATTAATGAACAAATCGACCGGATGCGCCATGCTGCAACACGCGCCGTCTTAGAGCGTGATGACGTTATTATTGTTGCATCTGTCTCCTGTATCTATGGGATTGGCTCGGTAGAAACCTACACAGCCATGACCTTCCAAATAGAAAAAGGGGACAAACTCAATCAACGAAAACTCTTGGCTGATTTAGTCTCTCAACAGTATTATCGACAAGATATCAATTTCACTCGTGGTTCCTTTCGTGTGCGAGGAGACACAATTGAAATTTTTCCAGTCCACCTTGAGGATCGAGCATGGCGTATCTCGCTCTTTGGCGATGAAGTAGAAACAATTACGGAATTTGATCCTCTCACAGGACAAAAAACAGAGGACCTTCAATCTATTAAAATTTATGCCAATTCACACTATGTAATACCGCGTCCAACCTTAAATCAAGCCATGAAAGCCATCAAAATGGAACTGGCTCAACGTCTTGATGAATTGAATGCTGCTGGACGGCTTTTAGAGGCACAACGCTTAGAACAACGTACAATTTTTGATTTAGAAATGTTAGAAACAACGGGTTCATGTCCGGGAATTGAAAATTATTCACGTTATTTAACTGGACGAAATCCTGGTGAACCACCACCAACCTTATTCGAATATATTCCACTCAATGCTCTTGTTTTTATCGATGAAAGCCATGTAACGATTCCCCAAATTGGTGGCATGTATCGCGGTGACTTTCGCAGAAAAGCCACTCTCGCAGAATATGGTTTTCGCCTTCCTTCCTGTATGGATAACCGTCCTTTGCGCTTTGAAGAATGGGACGCTATGCGCCCACAAACAATTGCCGTCTCCGCAACACCAGGACGTTGGGAAATAGAACAATCCCATGGTATTTTTGCTGAACAAATCATTCGTCCAACAGGGCTTGTTGATCCAGAAACAGAAATTCGTCCAGCACGCACTCAAGTTGATGATGTTGTCAATGAAATCCGTAACACAATTCAAAAAGGCTACCGTACATTGGTCACTGTCCTCACCAAGCGCATGGCCGAAGATTTAACGGAATATCTCCACGAACAAGGTATTCGCGTCCGCTATATGCATTCCGACATTGATACATTAGAGCGTATTGAAATTCTTCGCGATTTGAGGCTTGGTACCTTTGATGTTCTCATTGGAATCAACCTTCTTCGAGAAGGTTTAGATATTCCAGAATGTGGTTTTGTTGCCATACTCGATGCCGATAAAGAGGGTTTTTTGCGCTCAGAAACTTCGCTCATACAAACCATCGGACGCGCCGCACGCAACGTAGATGGTCGGGTTATTCTTTATGCCGATACAATTACGGGCTCTATAGAACGTGCTTTACAAGAAACACAAAGACGTCGACAAAAACAGATAACCTATAATAAAGAGCACCATATCACACCAACCAGTATCAAAAAAAATATCGACGATATTCTCAATGCAGGCAATGAAAACCAAAAAACTCTTACAAGGATTTCTAATTTTATCACGCAAAATAATATGGATCACAACAATTTAGCAAGCCATATTCAATCACTGGAAAAATCAATGCGTAAAGCAGCAGCAGATCTTAATTTTGAAGAAGCAGCTCGACTTCGTGATGAAATAAAACAACTCCAGAAAATAGAACTAGAAATCGCGGATGAGCCTTTAAAATAG
- a CDS encoding SH3 domain-containing protein: MKVFVIFFMLGLCFLTTTISKAAEAFVTADLNFRTGPSTQYTVCGLISAGELVFVKNCEGNWCHIRYNAQIGWVSSRYLSFKDGSDLYHTYTMSLIPKS, encoded by the coding sequence ATGAAAGTTTTCGTCATTTTTTTTATGTTGGGCCTTTGCTTTTTAACCACAACAATATCCAAGGCAGCAGAAGCCTTTGTGACAGCAGATCTTAATTTTAGAACAGGCCCCAGCACTCAGTATACAGTTTGTGGCTTAATTTCTGCTGGAGAATTGGTTTTTGTTAAAAATTGTGAAGGAAATTGGTGTCATATCCGGTATAACGCTCAAATAGGCTGGGTTTCCTCTCGTTATCTTTCGTTTAAAGATGGAAGTGATCTTTATCACACATACACAATGTCTTTAATTCCTAAATCATAG
- the greA gene encoding transcription elongation factor GreA, translating to MEKVPMTTAGFESLKEELRWRQQQERPRIIEAISEARAHGDLSENAEYHAAKEAQSHNEGRINELEDYIARAEVIDVSRLSGDKIKFGATIKLLDEDTEEKKVYQIVGDQEADVKIGKISISSPIARALIGKQEGDVIEVNAPGGAHNYEIIKVQYI from the coding sequence ATGGAAAAAGTTCCGATGACTACAGCTGGTTTTGAAAGTCTTAAAGAAGAGTTGCGTTGGCGTCAACAACAAGAACGTCCACGAATTATTGAAGCAATTTCTGAGGCGCGTGCCCATGGTGATTTGTCAGAAAATGCCGAGTATCATGCTGCTAAAGAAGCACAGAGTCATAATGAGGGGCGTATAAATGAGCTTGAAGATTATATCGCGCGGGCAGAAGTTATAGATGTCTCTCGTCTTTCAGGCGACAAAATCAAATTTGGAGCGACCATTAAACTCTTGGATGAGGATACTGAAGAAAAAAAAGTGTATCAGATTGTAGGGGATCAAGAAGCTGATGTAAAGATTGGTAAAATCTCTATTTCTTCACCGATTGCACGTGCACTCATTGGCAAGCAAGAGGGTGATGTGATTGAAGTGAATGCGCCTGGTGGTGCGCATAATTACGAAATCATTAAGGTTCAATACATCTAA
- a CDS encoding glycosyltransferase family 4 protein, which translates to MRVSLEETEIIAPHFKRPLSGETSTIVQLVPLMREQGVRISTLGVGLPKKMPALAFRDLFGLWKSPKGKSFRIWHARRNIEMLCGIFLRDILKMKLKLIFTSASQRHHKPFTKWLIRRMDRVIATSTHTGAYLEVPHKVIMHGVDVRRFTPPQTHDDCFASTGFPGKYAVGCFGRVRYLKGTDLFVEAMIALLPHYPEWTALIAGRTTEQHYHFEKELRQKIAKAGLDDRIIFLGEILDIPLWYRRLSLYVTPSRLEGFGLTPLEAMASQVAVVTSDVGIFKELVVEGTGTVVKVGDGSALTAAIEPYFADVEKTLAAGKKALTHVRTHFPLEKEANEIESVYKELFAEKIP; encoded by the coding sequence ATGCGTGTGTCTTTGGAAGAAACTGAAATTATAGCGCCTCACTTTAAAAGGCCTTTATCGGGAGAGACATCTACGATTGTTCAGCTTGTTCCATTGATGCGCGAACAAGGGGTGCGTATATCTACTCTGGGGGTTGGATTGCCAAAAAAAATGCCGGCTCTTGCCTTTAGAGACCTTTTCGGACTTTGGAAAAGTCCGAAAGGGAAGTCGTTTCGTATTTGGCATGCAAGGCGTAATATTGAGATGCTTTGTGGGATCTTTTTGCGCGATATTTTGAAAATGAAGCTGAAACTTATCTTTACATCGGCTTCACAACGCCATCATAAGCCTTTTACAAAATGGTTGATTCGCCGTATGGATAGGGTTATTGCGACCAGTACACATACGGGCGCTTATCTAGAAGTGCCACATAAGGTTATTATGCATGGGGTGGATGTAAGGCGTTTTACGCCACCACAGACGCATGATGATTGTTTTGCTTCAACAGGATTTCCAGGAAAATATGCGGTAGGGTGTTTTGGGCGTGTGCGTTATTTAAAGGGTACGGATTTGTTTGTCGAGGCAATGATAGCATTATTGCCTCACTATCCTGAGTGGACAGCGCTTATCGCTGGTCGTACGACAGAGCAACATTATCATTTTGAAAAAGAATTGCGCCAAAAGATTGCTAAGGCTGGTCTGGATGATCGTATTATTTTTCTTGGTGAGATTTTAGACATCCCTTTGTGGTATCGCCGCTTGTCGCTGTATGTAACACCTTCGCGTCTGGAAGGTTTTGGTTTGACGCCTTTAGAGGCAATGGCATCACAGGTTGCGGTTGTAACGAGTGATGTAGGAATTTTTAAAGAGTTGGTGGTGGAGGGAACAGGAACGGTTGTAAAAGTAGGAGATGGTTCGGCTTTAACGGCAGCAATTGAACCTTATTTTGCTGATGTAGAAAAAACATTGGCCGCTGGAAAGAAAGCTTTAACGCACGTTCGTACGCATTTTCCTTTGGAAAAAGAGGCAAACGAGATTGAAAGTGTTTACAAAGAACTGTTTGCGGAAAAAATACCTTAG
- a CDS encoding TrkH family potassium uptake protein, translating to MLLPIFVDLHDNNRNWIIFLYSCAITTMLATLLLLATKGATCRFSARLGFMLTVCLWLTGSIVGALPLYLSPLPISLAGAIFESVSGITTTGSTVLSGLDHLSRSILLWRSIICWIGGIGFIGLALLLLPSLRVGGVRLFHMESSDKSEKILPRINQIANGIIIAYVGLTLACMLSYFAAGMSLFDAINHAMSTVATAGFSTHDASFGYFADIPAILIISTIFMLLSALPFVLYVKLVLPGHSKRFLDPQVIVFLHIVLLFSFALAAWLRFHDHRAFHLIFLDVIFHLSSIISTTGYSAEDYQLWGPFALGIFFIISFTGGCAGSTSGGMKINRLIILWRITQTNIEKLLSPHVVVKARYDHSNISNDVAQAVLFFVCLYMFCLIIGTALLLTTGLDFTSSFTGVLTALSNVGPGFGDIIGPVGNFSTINDNALWILSFLMLAGRLEIITIFVLFIPAFWREQF from the coding sequence ATGCTTTTGCCAATTTTTGTGGATTTGCACGACAATAACCGTAATTGGATAATCTTTCTCTATTCTTGTGCCATAACCACCATGTTAGCCACACTGCTTCTTTTAGCAACGAAAGGAGCTACTTGTCGTTTTTCAGCACGGCTTGGCTTTATGCTCACTGTTTGTCTTTGGCTTACAGGAAGTATCGTAGGTGCCTTACCGCTTTATCTTTCTCCCCTTCCTATTTCTCTCGCAGGAGCCATTTTTGAATCTGTTTCTGGCATTACAACAACAGGTTCCACTGTTCTTTCTGGTCTTGATCATTTATCGCGAAGTATTTTGTTATGGCGTTCTATTATATGCTGGATTGGAGGAATTGGTTTTATCGGTTTAGCTCTCTTGCTTTTGCCTTCACTGCGTGTGGGGGGCGTACGACTTTTCCATATGGAATCATCTGATAAATCTGAAAAAATATTGCCTCGTATCAACCAAATTGCTAACGGAATTATTATCGCTTATGTTGGACTCACGTTGGCTTGTATGCTTTCTTATTTTGCTGCAGGCATGAGTTTATTTGATGCCATTAACCATGCAATGAGTACAGTAGCAACGGCTGGTTTTTCAACGCATGATGCTTCTTTTGGCTATTTTGCTGATATACCAGCCATCTTAATTATTTCAACAATCTTCATGTTGCTTTCTGCTTTGCCCTTCGTACTTTATGTTAAATTAGTCCTTCCTGGACACTCCAAACGCTTTCTTGACCCCCAAGTGATTGTTTTTCTCCACATCGTTCTCCTTTTCAGCTTTGCTTTAGCAGCATGGCTACGATTTCATGATCATCGCGCTTTCCACTTGATTTTCCTTGATGTCATTTTTCACCTTTCATCCATTATTAGCACCACAGGTTACAGCGCTGAAGATTATCAACTTTGGGGACCATTTGCGCTTGGAATTTTCTTCATTATTTCTTTTACAGGCGGATGTGCTGGCTCTACTTCTGGGGGCATGAAAATCAATCGCCTTATTATTCTTTGGCGTATTACACAAACCAATATAGAAAAACTTCTTTCTCCTCATGTCGTTGTAAAAGCGCGCTACGATCACTCAAATATATCAAACGATGTTGCTCAAGCCGTTTTGTTTTTTGTCTGTCTTTATATGTTCTGCCTTATTATCGGCACTGCACTTTTGCTTACAACCGGTCTTGACTTTACCTCTTCTTTTACGGGCGTCTTAACAGCACTTTCAAATGTTGGCCCAGGCTTTGGAGATATTATTGGCCCCGTTGGTAATTTCTCTACAATCAACGATAATGCTTTATGGATTTTAAGTTTTCTCATGTTAGCTGGACGCCTTGAAATCATAACAATATTCGTCCTTTTTATTCCCGCTTTCTGGCGTGAACAATTCTAA
- the trxB gene encoding thioredoxin-disulfide reductase produces the protein MIQSHIRLLIIGSGPAGYTAAVYAARAMLQPVLVTGLQQGGQLTITTDVENYPGFSDPIQGPWLMEQMAKQAENMGAKIVYDTIIKADLLKYPFILYGDLGTQYSCDALIIATGAKARWLGLESEQTFMGGGVSACATCDGFFYRDKDVIVVGGGNTAVEEALYLSHIAKSVSVVHRREQFRAEKILQDRLFACNNVRVLWDHVVEEIVGMPAQGARGAVVTGARLKNVKTGDEMKVEAEGIFIAIGHDPAVSLFEGQLKQKQSGYLWTAPDSTATSIAGVFAAGDVTDETFRQAVTAAGRGCMAALEAERFLDLSKR, from the coding sequence ATGATACAATCGCATATTCGTTTGCTGATTATTGGCTCAGGTCCGGCTGGTTATACAGCGGCGGTCTATGCGGCAAGAGCAATGCTCCAGCCGGTTTTAGTGACAGGCTTGCAGCAGGGTGGACAGTTGACAATTACAACGGATGTTGAAAATTATCCGGGTTTTTCTGATCCTATTCAGGGACCATGGTTAATGGAACAAATGGCAAAACAAGCTGAAAATATGGGGGCAAAAATTGTCTATGATACAATTATAAAGGCAGATTTATTGAAGTATCCTTTTATCTTATATGGGGATTTAGGAACACAATATTCTTGTGATGCACTGATTATTGCAACAGGTGCTAAAGCGCGCTGGCTTGGTTTAGAAAGTGAGCAGACCTTTATGGGCGGTGGTGTTTCTGCTTGCGCTACATGTGATGGCTTTTTTTATCGGGATAAGGATGTTATTGTTGTAGGAGGAGGAAATACGGCCGTTGAAGAAGCCCTTTATTTATCGCATATAGCAAAAAGTGTAAGCGTGGTTCATCGGCGAGAACAGTTTCGGGCAGAGAAAATTTTGCAAGATAGGTTGTTTGCTTGTAATAATGTACGTGTTCTTTGGGATCATGTGGTCGAAGAAATTGTGGGGATGCCAGCTCAAGGGGCAAGGGGGGCTGTTGTAACAGGGGCACGTTTGAAAAATGTTAAAACAGGTGACGAGATGAAAGTGGAAGCAGAGGGAATATTTATTGCCATTGGGCATGATCCTGCTGTTTCTCTATTTGAAGGACAATTGAAACAAAAACAAAGTGGCTATTTATGGACAGCACCAGATTCAACAGCAACAAGCATTGCGGGTGTTTTTGCTGCAGGGGATGTAACAGATGAAACATTTCGCCAAGCTGTAACAGCCGCGGGAAGGGGATGTATGGCAGCATTAGAAGCAGAACGGTTTTTAGATCTATCTAAGCGTTAA
- a CDS encoding LysR family transcriptional regulator: MAPPLDWDKLRVFHAAAEAGSFTHAAQKLHLSQSAVSRQVSALEQEVGVSLFQRHARGLILTQQGETLYRTAHDVLMKLESVRLQLSESYAKPTGHLRVTSTFGMGAGWIAERMPEFLSLYPDMQVQLLLSDEELDLTMCHADCAVRLHQPQQPDLIQRKLFTIHMHVYASEKYIANYGKPEKLSDLDEHRIISFGEPVPPYLSGLNWLEKAGRNDGSLRVSVLQINNIISIKNALMRDLGIAVLPDYIVNNDEHLVRLFPDMVDIPSFDTFFCYPYNLKNLARLNAFRDYIFLKARQWSF; the protein is encoded by the coding sequence GTGGCGCCACCGTTGGATTGGGATAAGTTAAGGGTTTTTCATGCTGCAGCAGAAGCGGGATCTTTTACGCACGCTGCCCAAAAGCTTCATTTATCCCAATCAGCAGTTTCACGACAGGTATCGGCTTTAGAACAAGAGGTTGGAGTATCTTTATTTCAGCGTCATGCGCGTGGTTTGATTCTTACACAACAAGGAGAAACTCTTTATCGTACAGCGCATGACGTTTTGATGAAGCTTGAAAGTGTACGTTTGCAATTGAGTGAAAGCTACGCAAAACCAACAGGGCATTTGCGTGTAACTTCGACCTTTGGAATGGGGGCAGGGTGGATTGCAGAGCGTATGCCAGAATTTCTTAGTCTTTATCCAGATATGCAGGTTCAGCTTTTGCTTTCCGATGAAGAACTTGATTTGACAATGTGTCATGCAGACTGTGCTGTTCGACTCCATCAACCCCAACAACCTGATCTTATACAAAGAAAATTATTTACAATTCATATGCATGTTTATGCTTCAGAAAAGTATATTGCTAATTATGGAAAACCTGAAAAATTGTCTGATCTCGATGAACATCGTATTATTTCATTCGGAGAACCTGTTCCCCCTTATTTGTCGGGTTTAAATTGGTTGGAAAAAGCTGGTAGAAATGATGGATCATTGCGTGTTTCAGTCCTACAAATCAACAATATCATCTCAATCAAGAATGCGCTTATGCGTGATCTTGGAATTGCTGTGCTGCCTGATTATATTGTCAACAATGATGAGCACTTGGTACGTCTTTTTCCTGATATGGTTGATATTCCTTCTTTTGATACTTTTTTTTGTTATCCTTATAATTTAAAGAATTTGGCAAGGTTGAATGCTTTTAGAGATTATATTTTTTTGAAAGCGCGTCAGTGGTCTTTTTAA
- a CDS encoding pyridoxal phosphate-dependent aminotransferase: MAFIADKLSRIKPSATIAASQKARHLKTLGRDVIALSAGEPDFDTPDNIKNAAIEAIRRGETKYPPISGIPELRQAISAKFKRENNLLYQPEQIIVGTGGKQILFNALMATLNKGEEVIIPSPYWVSYPEMVALNDGTPVFLETKAEFSYKLQPQELEAAITPKTKWFIFNSPSNPSGAAYTYNELKKLTDVLVKYPHIYILSDDIYEHLTYEGFTFVTPAQVEPALYERTLTMNGVSKTYAMTGWRIGYAGGPQELIKAMDIIQGQQTSGTSVISQWAAVEALNGPQDFIAKNKNIFQARRDLVVSMLNQTSGIHCPTPEGAFYVYPSCAELIGKKTPNGQYIRNDEDFAVALLETEAVAVVQGSAFGLGSTFRISYATSEKLLEEACTRIQCFCNSLI; this comes from the coding sequence ATGGCTTTTATTGCCGACAAGCTGTCTCGTATCAAACCTTCTGCAACAATTGCTGCTTCCCAAAAGGCCCGTCACTTAAAAACATTAGGACGCGATGTTATTGCTTTAAGTGCTGGGGAGCCAGACTTTGATACCCCAGACAACATCAAAAACGCGGCCATTGAAGCCATTCGAAGGGGAGAAACAAAATACCCTCCTATATCTGGAATTCCAGAGTTGCGCCAAGCAATTTCTGCAAAGTTTAAAAGAGAAAATAATCTCCTTTATCAACCAGAACAAATTATTGTTGGTACCGGTGGAAAACAAATTCTCTTTAATGCATTGATGGCAACTTTGAATAAAGGAGAGGAGGTCATAATTCCATCTCCTTATTGGGTAAGTTATCCAGAAATGGTCGCACTTAACGATGGTACACCTGTCTTTTTAGAAACAAAAGCGGAATTTTCTTATAAACTCCAACCTCAAGAGCTCGAAGCTGCCATTACCCCCAAAACAAAATGGTTCATCTTTAACTCTCCTTCAAATCCATCAGGTGCCGCTTATACATATAATGAATTGAAAAAACTCACGGATGTTTTAGTAAAATATCCTCATATCTATATCCTTTCCGATGATATATATGAGCATCTCACGTATGAAGGTTTTACCTTTGTAACTCCCGCTCAAGTAGAACCAGCGCTTTATGAGCGTACACTCACAATGAATGGCGTTTCCAAAACCTATGCAATGACGGGCTGGAGAATCGGTTATGCAGGTGGCCCACAAGAACTCATTAAAGCGATGGACATCATTCAAGGTCAGCAAACATCTGGCACGAGTGTTATTTCTCAATGGGCTGCTGTTGAAGCACTTAATGGACCTCAAGACTTTATCGCTAAAAATAAAAATATTTTTCAAGCGCGCCGTGATCTCGTTGTTTCCATGCTAAACCAAACCTCCGGCATTCATTGTCCAACACCCGAAGGTGCTTTTTATGTTTATCCTTCTTGTGCAGAACTCATTGGCAAGAAAACACCGAACGGCCAATATATTCGGAATGATGAAGACTTTGCTGTAGCACTTCTAGAAACAGAAGCTGTTGCTGTCGTTCAAGGGTCTGCTTTTGGACTTGGATCAACTTTTCGTATTTCTTACGCAACATCAGAAAAATTACTTGAAGAAGCCTGCACACGTATCCAGTGCTTTTGTAACAGTTTAATTTAA
- a CDS encoding cold-shock protein, translating into MSTGTVKWFNTTKGFGFIQPSDGSADVFVHISAVERSGLSNLNEGQKVSYDVLQDRRSGKFAAGNLAAL; encoded by the coding sequence ATGTCTACAGGAACAGTGAAGTGGTTTAATACAACAAAAGGTTTCGGATTCATTCAACCTAGTGATGGCAGTGCAGATGTATTTGTACATATTTCTGCCGTTGAGCGTTCTGGTCTAAGCAATCTTAATGAAGGGCAAAAAGTGTCTTATGATGTTCTTCAAGATCGTCGTTCAGGGAAATTTGCCGCTGGCAACCTTGCAGCTCTTTAA